The following are encoded in a window of Heteronotia binoei isolate CCM8104 ecotype False Entrance Well chromosome 9, APGP_CSIRO_Hbin_v1, whole genome shotgun sequence genomic DNA:
- the LOC132577293 gene encoding sodium/hydrogen exchanger 9B2-like isoform X1 translates to MAEDDLVAETEDRASSASVNNDILPSLHTAKEASLSDPKAIDGNTQTETTALLTNSGQQTQEPMAESNTPGRLKRICACPPQGILARTITYGIAVVLIWAVVWSITGEECLPGGNLFGILFLFFFAVIGGKLIGLIKLPGLPPLPSLLGMLLVGFLLRNIPSISDLIQIELKWSAALRSIALAIILARAGLGLDPKALKKLKAVCVRLSFGPCVTEACIAAVVSHFLMHLPWTWGFLLGFVLGAVSPAVVVPSMLILQAGGYGVDKGVPTLLMAAGSFDDILAITGFNTCLGIAFSTGSTLLSVLRGFLEVAIGVAAGGLLGIFVRYFPSKDQGSVVWKRAFFLVGLSVFAIFSTVKLGFPGSGGLCTIVLAFLAGLSWSDEKKEVEKIIGVAWEIFQPFLFGLIGAEISVSSLKPETVGLCVATLSIALVVRITVTFVMVSFAGFELKEKIFISLAWIPKATVQAAIGSVALDTARAEQDETLEQYGMDVLTVAFLAILITAPIGALIIGLAGPRLLYKANAGSDDDGQKRTEDIDISGRV, encoded by the exons ATGGCAGAGGATGACCTGGTGGCGGAGACTGAGGACAGAGCATCGTCTGCTAGTGTGAACAATGACATTCTTCCCTCACTTCACACAGCTAAG GAGGCCAGTCTTTCAGATCCCAAAGCTATTGATGGTAATACACAGACAGAAACAACTGCACTGCTGACTAATTCAGGGCAGCAAACTCAGGAACCCATGGCTGAATCAAATACACCAGGCAGACTGAAGCGGATATGCGCCTGTCCTCCACAAGGCATACTTGCCAGAACAATAACATACG gaatAGCTGTGGTGCTGATCTGGGCTGTAGTCTGGTCTATTACAGGTGAAGAGTGTCTTCCTGGTGGAAATCTCTTTGGAATTttgttcctctttttttttgctgtcattgGTGGCAAATTGATTGGACTGATTAAATTACCAGGCCTGCCtccacttccttctctccttg GAATGTTGCTTGTAGGATTTCTCCTTCGAAATATTCCCTCAATCAGTGACCTAATCCAGATAGAATTGAAGTGGTCAGCTGCCCTAAGAAGTATTGCCCTCGCTATTATCCTGGCCCGTGCTGGCCTTGGCCTTGACCCAAAG GCTCTGAAAAAATTAAAGGCTGTCTGTGTACGATTGAGCTTTGGGCCTTGTGTCACCGAAGCATGTATAGCAGCGGTCGTGTCTCACTTTCTGATGCATCTGCCATGGACATGGGGATTTCTCTTAGG ATTTGTTCTAGGGGCCGTTTCCCCTGCTGTTGTGGTCCCTTCCATGCTCATTTTGCAAGCAGGAGGTTATGGGGTGGACAAGGGTGTCCCAACATTGCTTATGGCTGCTGGCAGCTTTGATGATATCTTGGCCATCACGGGTTTCAACACCTGCTTGGGGATAGCTTTCTCTACAG GCTCCACCCTTTTAAGTGTCCTCCGTGGTTTTTTGGAGGTTGCAATCGGAGTAGCAGCTGGTGGCCTTCTAGGAATTTTTGTACGGTACTTTCCAAGCAAGGATCAG GGATCAGTTGTATGGAAGAGAGCATTCTTTCTGGTAGGCCTGTCTGTGTTTGCTATTTTTAGCACTGTAAAGTTGGGCTTCCCTGGATCTGGAGGTCTCTGCACCATTGTCTTGGCATTCCTGGCTGGTCTTTCTTGGTCTGATGAGAAG AAAGAAGTTGAAAAGATTATTGGAGTTGCCTGGGAGATTTTTCAACCCTTTCTTTTTGGTTTAATTGGAGCTGAAATATCTGTCTCCTCTCTCAAACCAGAAACGGTTG GACTCTGTGTAGCTACGCTAAGTATTGCATTAGTGGTACGAATTACTGTCACGTTCGTGATGGTATCTTTTGCTGGCTTTGAGTTGAAggagaaaatatttatttcactGGCATGGATCCCCAAAGCAACTGTCCAG GCTGCAATTGGTTCAGTTGCCTTAGATACGGCACGAGCTGAACAAGATGAAACATTAGAACAATATGGCATGGATGTTTTGACAGTGGCTTTTTTAGCGATTCTGATCACGGCACCAATTGGAGCTCTGATAATTGGCCTGGCAGGGCCCAGGCTTCTCTACAAGGCTAATGCTGGCAGTGACGATGACGGGCAGAAAAGAACAGAAGACATAGACATATCTGGACGGGTATAG
- the LOC132577293 gene encoding sodium/hydrogen exchanger 9B2-like isoform X2, translating into MAESNTPGRLKRICACPPQGILARTITYGIAVVLIWAVVWSITGEECLPGGNLFGILFLFFFAVIGGKLIGLIKLPGLPPLPSLLGMLLVGFLLRNIPSISDLIQIELKWSAALRSIALAIILARAGLGLDPKALKKLKAVCVRLSFGPCVTEACIAAVVSHFLMHLPWTWGFLLGFVLGAVSPAVVVPSMLILQAGGYGVDKGVPTLLMAAGSFDDILAITGFNTCLGIAFSTGSTLLSVLRGFLEVAIGVAAGGLLGIFVRYFPSKDQGSVVWKRAFFLVGLSVFAIFSTVKLGFPGSGGLCTIVLAFLAGLSWSDEKKEVEKIIGVAWEIFQPFLFGLIGAEISVSSLKPETVGLCVATLSIALVVRITVTFVMVSFAGFELKEKIFISLAWIPKATVQAAIGSVALDTARAEQDETLEQYGMDVLTVAFLAILITAPIGALIIGLAGPRLLYKANAGSDDDGQKRTEDIDISGRV; encoded by the exons ATGGCTGAATCAAATACACCAGGCAGACTGAAGCGGATATGCGCCTGTCCTCCACAAGGCATACTTGCCAGAACAATAACATACG gaatAGCTGTGGTGCTGATCTGGGCTGTAGTCTGGTCTATTACAGGTGAAGAGTGTCTTCCTGGTGGAAATCTCTTTGGAATTttgttcctctttttttttgctgtcattgGTGGCAAATTGATTGGACTGATTAAATTACCAGGCCTGCCtccacttccttctctccttg GAATGTTGCTTGTAGGATTTCTCCTTCGAAATATTCCCTCAATCAGTGACCTAATCCAGATAGAATTGAAGTGGTCAGCTGCCCTAAGAAGTATTGCCCTCGCTATTATCCTGGCCCGTGCTGGCCTTGGCCTTGACCCAAAG GCTCTGAAAAAATTAAAGGCTGTCTGTGTACGATTGAGCTTTGGGCCTTGTGTCACCGAAGCATGTATAGCAGCGGTCGTGTCTCACTTTCTGATGCATCTGCCATGGACATGGGGATTTCTCTTAGG ATTTGTTCTAGGGGCCGTTTCCCCTGCTGTTGTGGTCCCTTCCATGCTCATTTTGCAAGCAGGAGGTTATGGGGTGGACAAGGGTGTCCCAACATTGCTTATGGCTGCTGGCAGCTTTGATGATATCTTGGCCATCACGGGTTTCAACACCTGCTTGGGGATAGCTTTCTCTACAG GCTCCACCCTTTTAAGTGTCCTCCGTGGTTTTTTGGAGGTTGCAATCGGAGTAGCAGCTGGTGGCCTTCTAGGAATTTTTGTACGGTACTTTCCAAGCAAGGATCAG GGATCAGTTGTATGGAAGAGAGCATTCTTTCTGGTAGGCCTGTCTGTGTTTGCTATTTTTAGCACTGTAAAGTTGGGCTTCCCTGGATCTGGAGGTCTCTGCACCATTGTCTTGGCATTCCTGGCTGGTCTTTCTTGGTCTGATGAGAAG AAAGAAGTTGAAAAGATTATTGGAGTTGCCTGGGAGATTTTTCAACCCTTTCTTTTTGGTTTAATTGGAGCTGAAATATCTGTCTCCTCTCTCAAACCAGAAACGGTTG GACTCTGTGTAGCTACGCTAAGTATTGCATTAGTGGTACGAATTACTGTCACGTTCGTGATGGTATCTTTTGCTGGCTTTGAGTTGAAggagaaaatatttatttcactGGCATGGATCCCCAAAGCAACTGTCCAG GCTGCAATTGGTTCAGTTGCCTTAGATACGGCACGAGCTGAACAAGATGAAACATTAGAACAATATGGCATGGATGTTTTGACAGTGGCTTTTTTAGCGATTCTGATCACGGCACCAATTGGAGCTCTGATAATTGGCCTGGCAGGGCCCAGGCTTCTCTACAAGGCTAATGCTGGCAGTGACGATGACGGGCAGAAAAGAACAGAAGACATAGACATATCTGGACGGGTATAG